The Canis lupus dingo isolate Sandy chromosome 26, ASM325472v2, whole genome shotgun sequence genome has a segment encoding these proteins:
- the ANKLE2 gene encoding ankyrin repeat and LEM domain-containing protein 2 isoform X1, whose amino-acid sequence MLWPRLAAAEWAALAWELLGASVLLFAVRWLVRRLEKRPQGLARSGPSAPLAGAATTSAPGEMTMDAILARLKLLNPDDLREEIVKAGLKCGPITSTTRFIFEKKLAQALLEHGRTLPSYPPGLDTSDATTLSKDAQRVLKSAVGSQAEQVGLSEDRDFGYSMGLNPPEEDVMTSKTCSMPFSATTGVSGHKAMVRASVEQPLYYGVCPAYEDIPARNERIHVYEDRKDALQAVKMIKGSRFKAFSTREDAEKFARGICDYFPSPSKASLPLSPVKVAPLFSSGGLKDGLYLSESETVNRERANSYKTPRTQDLTAKLRKAVEKGEDDTFSNLTWSNPRYLIGSGDNPTIVQEGCRYNVMHVAAKENQASICQLTLETLENPEFMRLMYPDDDPNMLQQRICYIVDLYLNTPDKVGYDTPLHFACKFGNADVVNVLSSHPLIVKNPRNKYDKTPEDVICERSKNKSLELKEQIREYLKGHYYVPLLRAEDTSSPVIGELWSSDQTTENSHIGHSGGGPRDPVLTLRAFAGPLSPSKAEDFRRLWKTPPREKAGFFHNVRKTDPERGIERVGRELAHELGYPWVEYWDFLGCFVDLSSQEGLQKLEEYLTHQEAGKKAQQDSGENEASHQENPFGHARKCSNSISVRAFLDEDDDLSLEEIKNRQNMARNNTQPTISTFGDSKCDILPLEQKTNLIEASTLTSPHSSKNGFFSHLSSGRTLGRKQPEAPSTEEALLSSVSGLTVELDKLNLEDLGSNFSKTPNKITKSRDRKSLTSRMDVVESDSLEPPAVDTLRNNQSRTESEMSAKIAKIRLGPDAPVHKAQQSGSVSSEPSGVPTTKEPVQRLFLFGEEPSKLDRDVLAALEYANVDPQQYPAVHRWKSAVLCYSPSDRQSWPSPALKGKLESHQPDLGCPHSCSPGRSPGKPGPTHSPGLGNAGRYSPASGSHLRRMARLAQLTAL is encoded by the exons CCTCGGTGCTGCTCTTCGCGGTACGCTGGCTGGTGCGGCGGCTGGAGAAGCGGCCGCAGGGCCTGGCCCGGAGTGGGCCCTCAGCCCCACTGGCTGGCGCGGCCACGACCTCGGCCCCAG GTGAAATGACAATGGATGCCATCTTGGCACGACTGAAACTTCTGAATCCCGATGACCTTAGAGAAGAAATTGTGAAAGCTGGATTGAAATGTGGACCCATTACATCAACCACAAggttcatttttgagaaaaaattgGCTCAGGCTTTATTAGAACATGGAAGAACACTGCCTTCATATCCTCCTGGCCTTGACACCTCAGATGCCACCACTCTAAGCAAGGATGCACAAAGGGTTTTGAAGTCTGCTGTAGGAAGCCAGGCTGAGCAGGTTGGCTTGTCTGAAGACAGAGATTTTGGTTATAGCATGGGCTTGAATCCTCCAGAAGAAGATGTCATGACATCTAAGACCTGCTCCATGCCCTTCAGTGCCACCACTGGGGTCAGTGGCCACAAAGCCATGGTGAGGGCCTCTGTGGAGCAGCCTCTGTACTATGGGGTGTGCCCAGCATATGAGGACATCCCAGCGAGAAATG AAAGGATTCATGTTTATGAGGATAGAAAGGATGCATTGCAAGCTGTCAAAATGATCAAAGGATCTCGATTTAAAGCTTTTTCAACTAGAGAAGATGCTGAGAAATTTGCTAGAGGAATTtgtgattattttccttctccaagCAAAGCCTCTTTACCACTTTCTCCTGTGAAAGTAGCACCACTCTTTAGCAGTGGTGGACTGAAAG ATGGTTTGTACTTGTCTGAGTCAGAAACTGTAAACAGAGAACGTGCCAACAGTTACAAAACCCCCCGTACTCAAGATCTCACTGCCAAACTTCGAAAAGCTGTGGAGAAGGGAGAAGACGACACCTTTTCCAATCTCACCTGGAGTAATCCCCGGTATCTCATTGGTTCAGGGGACAATCCAACCATCGTGCAG GAAGGATGTAGGTACAATGTTATGCATGTTGCTGCCAAAGAGAATCAAGCTTCTATCTGCCAGCTGACTCTGGAGACTCTGGAAAACCCTGAGTTTATGCGGCTCATGTACCCAGACGATGACCCAAATATGCTGCAGCAGCGCATTTGTTACATCGTTGACCTATACCTGAACACTCCGGACAAAGTG GGCTATGACACGCCATTGCATTTTGCTTGTAAGTTTGGGAATGCAGATGTGGTCAACGTGCTTTCTTCACACCCTTTGATTGTAAAAAACCCAAGGAATAAGTATGATAAAACTCCTGAAGAT gtcatctgtgaaagaagcaaaaataagtcTTTGGAACTGAAGGAGCAGATTAGAGAGTACTTAAAGG GCCACTACTATGTGCCACTTCTGAGAGCTGAGGACACATCGTCTCCGGTGATTGGGGAGTTGTGGTCTTCAGACCAGACGACTGAGAACTCTCACATCGGCCACAGTGGAGGTGGCCCCAGAGACCCTGTTCTGACCTTGAGAGCCTTTGCAGGGCCCCTGAGCCCGTCCAAG GCAGAAGATTTTCGCAGGCTCTGGAAAACACCACCTCGAGAGAAAGCAGGCTTCTTTCACAATGTCAGGAAGACGGATCCAGAAAGAGGCATTGAGAGGGTGGGAAG GGAGCTGGCTCATGAGCTGGGGTATCCCTGGGTCGAGTACTGGGACTTTCTGGgttgttttgttgatctgtctTCCCAGGAGGGTCTGCAAAAACTAGAAGAATATCTCACTCACCAGGAAGCAGGCAAAAAGGCTCAACAGGACTCAGGAGAAAATGAAGCCTCTCATCAGGAGAACCCCTTTG GCCATGCTCGGAAGTGCAGCAATTCGATCTCTGTGAGAGCATTTCTTGATGAAGATGATGACTTGAGCTTGGAAGAGATTAAAAATCGGCAGAACATGGCTCGAAATAACACCCAGCCCACAATTAGCACTTTTGGGGACTCGAAGTGTGACATCCTTCCCTTGGAGCAGAAGACCAATCTTATAGAAGCCTCCACCCTGACCAGTCCCCATAGCAGCAAGAATGGGTTCTTTAGCCACCTGAGCAGCGGCAGGACCTTGGGCAGGAAGCAGCCAGAGGCCCCGAGCACAGAGGAAGCTCTCCTCTCATCAGTCTCAGGCTTGACGGTTGAGCTTGATAAACTGAATTTGGAAGATCTAGGAAGTAACTTTTCTAAGACaccaaataaaattacaaaaagtagAGACAGGAAGAGCTTGACATCAAGAATGGACGTAGTCGAGAGTGACTCGTTAGAGCCGCCTGCTGTTGACACACTTAGAAATAACCAAAGCAGGACAGAAAGTGAAATGTCGGCCAAAATAGCTAAAATACGTCTGGGTCCTGATGCTCCTGTGCACAAGGCTCAGCAGAGTGGTTCCGTGTCCTCAGAGCCCTCAGGGGTCCCCACCACAAAGGAGCCTGTCCAGAGGCTCTTCCTTTTTGG AGAGGAGCCATCAAAACTGGATCGGGATGTTCTGGCAGCTCTGGAGTATGCCAACGTGGACCCTCAGCAGTACCCAGCCGTACACAGATGGAAGAGTGCCGTCCTGTGCTACTCCCCCTCTGACAGACAGAG TTGGCCAAGTCCTGCGCTGAAAGGGAAGCTGGAGTCTCATCAGCCGGACCTTGGCTGCCCCCACAGCTGCAGCCCAGGGAGAAGCCCCGGGAAACCCGGGCCCACACACTCCCCAGGCCTGGGCAACGCTGGGCGCTATAGCCCCGCAAGTGGGAGCCACCTCCGCAGGATGGCACGCCTGGCCCAGCTCACAGCCTTATAG
- the ANKLE2 gene encoding ankyrin repeat and LEM domain-containing protein 2 isoform X3, with protein sequence MTMDAILARLKLLNPDDLREEIVKAGLKCGPITSTTRFIFEKKLAQALLEHGRTLPSYPPGLDTSDATTLSKDAQRVLKSAVGSQAEQVGLSEDRDFGYSMGLNPPEEDVMTSKTCSMPFSATTGVSGHKAMVRASVEQPLYYGVCPAYEDIPARNERIHVYEDRKDALQAVKMIKGSRFKAFSTREDAEKFARGICDYFPSPSKASLPLSPVKVAPLFSSGGLKDGLYLSESETVNRERANSYKTPRTQDLTAKLRKAVEKGEDDTFSNLTWSNPRYLIGSGDNPTIVQEGCRYNVMHVAAKENQASICQLTLETLENPEFMRLMYPDDDPNMLQQRICYIVDLYLNTPDKVGYDTPLHFACKFGNADVVNVLSSHPLIVKNPRNKYDKTPEDVICERSKNKSLELKEQIREYLKGHYYVPLLRAEDTSSPVIGELWSSDQTTENSHIGHSGGGPRDPVLTLRAFAGPLSPSKAEDFRRLWKTPPREKAGFFHNVRKTDPERGIERVGRELAHELGYPWVEYWDFLGCFVDLSSQEGLQKLEEYLTHQEAGKKAQQDSGENEASHQENPFGHARKCSNSISVRAFLDEDDDLSLEEIKNRQNMARNNTQPTISTFGDSKCDILPLEQKTNLIEASTLTSPHSSKNGFFSHLSSGRTLGRKQPEAPSTEEALLSSVSGLTVELDKLNLEDLGSNFSKTPNKITKSRDRKSLTSRMDVVESDSLEPPAVDTLRNNQSRTESEMSAKIAKIRLGPDAPVHKAQQSGSVSSEPSGVPTTKEPVQRLFLFGEEPSKLDRDVLAALEYANVDPQQYPAVHRWKSAVLCYSPSDRQSWPSPALKGKLESHQPDLGCPHSCSPGRSPGKPGPTHSPGLGNAGRYSPASGSHLRRMARLAQLTAL encoded by the exons ATGACAATGGATGCCATCTTGGCACGACTGAAACTTCTGAATCCCGATGACCTTAGAGAAGAAATTGTGAAAGCTGGATTGAAATGTGGACCCATTACATCAACCACAAggttcatttttgagaaaaaattgGCTCAGGCTTTATTAGAACATGGAAGAACACTGCCTTCATATCCTCCTGGCCTTGACACCTCAGATGCCACCACTCTAAGCAAGGATGCACAAAGGGTTTTGAAGTCTGCTGTAGGAAGCCAGGCTGAGCAGGTTGGCTTGTCTGAAGACAGAGATTTTGGTTATAGCATGGGCTTGAATCCTCCAGAAGAAGATGTCATGACATCTAAGACCTGCTCCATGCCCTTCAGTGCCACCACTGGGGTCAGTGGCCACAAAGCCATGGTGAGGGCCTCTGTGGAGCAGCCTCTGTACTATGGGGTGTGCCCAGCATATGAGGACATCCCAGCGAGAAATG AAAGGATTCATGTTTATGAGGATAGAAAGGATGCATTGCAAGCTGTCAAAATGATCAAAGGATCTCGATTTAAAGCTTTTTCAACTAGAGAAGATGCTGAGAAATTTGCTAGAGGAATTtgtgattattttccttctccaagCAAAGCCTCTTTACCACTTTCTCCTGTGAAAGTAGCACCACTCTTTAGCAGTGGTGGACTGAAAG ATGGTTTGTACTTGTCTGAGTCAGAAACTGTAAACAGAGAACGTGCCAACAGTTACAAAACCCCCCGTACTCAAGATCTCACTGCCAAACTTCGAAAAGCTGTGGAGAAGGGAGAAGACGACACCTTTTCCAATCTCACCTGGAGTAATCCCCGGTATCTCATTGGTTCAGGGGACAATCCAACCATCGTGCAG GAAGGATGTAGGTACAATGTTATGCATGTTGCTGCCAAAGAGAATCAAGCTTCTATCTGCCAGCTGACTCTGGAGACTCTGGAAAACCCTGAGTTTATGCGGCTCATGTACCCAGACGATGACCCAAATATGCTGCAGCAGCGCATTTGTTACATCGTTGACCTATACCTGAACACTCCGGACAAAGTG GGCTATGACACGCCATTGCATTTTGCTTGTAAGTTTGGGAATGCAGATGTGGTCAACGTGCTTTCTTCACACCCTTTGATTGTAAAAAACCCAAGGAATAAGTATGATAAAACTCCTGAAGAT gtcatctgtgaaagaagcaaaaataagtcTTTGGAACTGAAGGAGCAGATTAGAGAGTACTTAAAGG GCCACTACTATGTGCCACTTCTGAGAGCTGAGGACACATCGTCTCCGGTGATTGGGGAGTTGTGGTCTTCAGACCAGACGACTGAGAACTCTCACATCGGCCACAGTGGAGGTGGCCCCAGAGACCCTGTTCTGACCTTGAGAGCCTTTGCAGGGCCCCTGAGCCCGTCCAAG GCAGAAGATTTTCGCAGGCTCTGGAAAACACCACCTCGAGAGAAAGCAGGCTTCTTTCACAATGTCAGGAAGACGGATCCAGAAAGAGGCATTGAGAGGGTGGGAAG GGAGCTGGCTCATGAGCTGGGGTATCCCTGGGTCGAGTACTGGGACTTTCTGGgttgttttgttgatctgtctTCCCAGGAGGGTCTGCAAAAACTAGAAGAATATCTCACTCACCAGGAAGCAGGCAAAAAGGCTCAACAGGACTCAGGAGAAAATGAAGCCTCTCATCAGGAGAACCCCTTTG GCCATGCTCGGAAGTGCAGCAATTCGATCTCTGTGAGAGCATTTCTTGATGAAGATGATGACTTGAGCTTGGAAGAGATTAAAAATCGGCAGAACATGGCTCGAAATAACACCCAGCCCACAATTAGCACTTTTGGGGACTCGAAGTGTGACATCCTTCCCTTGGAGCAGAAGACCAATCTTATAGAAGCCTCCACCCTGACCAGTCCCCATAGCAGCAAGAATGGGTTCTTTAGCCACCTGAGCAGCGGCAGGACCTTGGGCAGGAAGCAGCCAGAGGCCCCGAGCACAGAGGAAGCTCTCCTCTCATCAGTCTCAGGCTTGACGGTTGAGCTTGATAAACTGAATTTGGAAGATCTAGGAAGTAACTTTTCTAAGACaccaaataaaattacaaaaagtagAGACAGGAAGAGCTTGACATCAAGAATGGACGTAGTCGAGAGTGACTCGTTAGAGCCGCCTGCTGTTGACACACTTAGAAATAACCAAAGCAGGACAGAAAGTGAAATGTCGGCCAAAATAGCTAAAATACGTCTGGGTCCTGATGCTCCTGTGCACAAGGCTCAGCAGAGTGGTTCCGTGTCCTCAGAGCCCTCAGGGGTCCCCACCACAAAGGAGCCTGTCCAGAGGCTCTTCCTTTTTGG AGAGGAGCCATCAAAACTGGATCGGGATGTTCTGGCAGCTCTGGAGTATGCCAACGTGGACCCTCAGCAGTACCCAGCCGTACACAGATGGAAGAGTGCCGTCCTGTGCTACTCCCCCTCTGACAGACAGAG TTGGCCAAGTCCTGCGCTGAAAGGGAAGCTGGAGTCTCATCAGCCGGACCTTGGCTGCCCCCACAGCTGCAGCCCAGGGAGAAGCCCCGGGAAACCCGGGCCCACACACTCCCCAGGCCTGGGCAACGCTGGGCGCTATAGCCCCGCAAGTGGGAGCCACCTCCGCAGGATGGCACGCCTGGCCCAGCTCACAGCCTTATAG
- the ANKLE2 gene encoding ankyrin repeat and LEM domain-containing protein 2 isoform X2 — MLWPRLAAAEWAALAWELLGASVLLFAVRWLVRRLEKRPQGLARSGPSAPLAGAATTSAPGEMTMDAILARLKLLNPDDLREEIVKAGLKCGPITSTTRFIFEKKLAQALLEHGRTLPSYPPGLDTSDATTLSKDAQRVLKSAVGSQAEQVGLSEDRDFGYSMGLNPPEEDVMTSKTCSMPFSATTGVSGHKAMVRASVEQPLYYGVCPAYEDIPARNERIHVYEDRKDALQAVKMIKGSRFKAFSTREDAEKFARGICDYFPSPSKASLPLSPVKVAPLFSSGGLKETVNRERANSYKTPRTQDLTAKLRKAVEKGEDDTFSNLTWSNPRYLIGSGDNPTIVQEGCRYNVMHVAAKENQASICQLTLETLENPEFMRLMYPDDDPNMLQQRICYIVDLYLNTPDKVGYDTPLHFACKFGNADVVNVLSSHPLIVKNPRNKYDKTPEDVICERSKNKSLELKEQIREYLKGHYYVPLLRAEDTSSPVIGELWSSDQTTENSHIGHSGGGPRDPVLTLRAFAGPLSPSKAEDFRRLWKTPPREKAGFFHNVRKTDPERGIERVGRELAHELGYPWVEYWDFLGCFVDLSSQEGLQKLEEYLTHQEAGKKAQQDSGENEASHQENPFGHARKCSNSISVRAFLDEDDDLSLEEIKNRQNMARNNTQPTISTFGDSKCDILPLEQKTNLIEASTLTSPHSSKNGFFSHLSSGRTLGRKQPEAPSTEEALLSSVSGLTVELDKLNLEDLGSNFSKTPNKITKSRDRKSLTSRMDVVESDSLEPPAVDTLRNNQSRTESEMSAKIAKIRLGPDAPVHKAQQSGSVSSEPSGVPTTKEPVQRLFLFGEEPSKLDRDVLAALEYANVDPQQYPAVHRWKSAVLCYSPSDRQSWPSPALKGKLESHQPDLGCPHSCSPGRSPGKPGPTHSPGLGNAGRYSPASGSHLRRMARLAQLTAL, encoded by the exons CCTCGGTGCTGCTCTTCGCGGTACGCTGGCTGGTGCGGCGGCTGGAGAAGCGGCCGCAGGGCCTGGCCCGGAGTGGGCCCTCAGCCCCACTGGCTGGCGCGGCCACGACCTCGGCCCCAG GTGAAATGACAATGGATGCCATCTTGGCACGACTGAAACTTCTGAATCCCGATGACCTTAGAGAAGAAATTGTGAAAGCTGGATTGAAATGTGGACCCATTACATCAACCACAAggttcatttttgagaaaaaattgGCTCAGGCTTTATTAGAACATGGAAGAACACTGCCTTCATATCCTCCTGGCCTTGACACCTCAGATGCCACCACTCTAAGCAAGGATGCACAAAGGGTTTTGAAGTCTGCTGTAGGAAGCCAGGCTGAGCAGGTTGGCTTGTCTGAAGACAGAGATTTTGGTTATAGCATGGGCTTGAATCCTCCAGAAGAAGATGTCATGACATCTAAGACCTGCTCCATGCCCTTCAGTGCCACCACTGGGGTCAGTGGCCACAAAGCCATGGTGAGGGCCTCTGTGGAGCAGCCTCTGTACTATGGGGTGTGCCCAGCATATGAGGACATCCCAGCGAGAAATG AAAGGATTCATGTTTATGAGGATAGAAAGGATGCATTGCAAGCTGTCAAAATGATCAAAGGATCTCGATTTAAAGCTTTTTCAACTAGAGAAGATGCTGAGAAATTTGCTAGAGGAATTtgtgattattttccttctccaagCAAAGCCTCTTTACCACTTTCTCCTGTGAAAGTAGCACCACTCTTTAGCAGTGGTGGACTGAAAG AAACTGTAAACAGAGAACGTGCCAACAGTTACAAAACCCCCCGTACTCAAGATCTCACTGCCAAACTTCGAAAAGCTGTGGAGAAGGGAGAAGACGACACCTTTTCCAATCTCACCTGGAGTAATCCCCGGTATCTCATTGGTTCAGGGGACAATCCAACCATCGTGCAG GAAGGATGTAGGTACAATGTTATGCATGTTGCTGCCAAAGAGAATCAAGCTTCTATCTGCCAGCTGACTCTGGAGACTCTGGAAAACCCTGAGTTTATGCGGCTCATGTACCCAGACGATGACCCAAATATGCTGCAGCAGCGCATTTGTTACATCGTTGACCTATACCTGAACACTCCGGACAAAGTG GGCTATGACACGCCATTGCATTTTGCTTGTAAGTTTGGGAATGCAGATGTGGTCAACGTGCTTTCTTCACACCCTTTGATTGTAAAAAACCCAAGGAATAAGTATGATAAAACTCCTGAAGAT gtcatctgtgaaagaagcaaaaataagtcTTTGGAACTGAAGGAGCAGATTAGAGAGTACTTAAAGG GCCACTACTATGTGCCACTTCTGAGAGCTGAGGACACATCGTCTCCGGTGATTGGGGAGTTGTGGTCTTCAGACCAGACGACTGAGAACTCTCACATCGGCCACAGTGGAGGTGGCCCCAGAGACCCTGTTCTGACCTTGAGAGCCTTTGCAGGGCCCCTGAGCCCGTCCAAG GCAGAAGATTTTCGCAGGCTCTGGAAAACACCACCTCGAGAGAAAGCAGGCTTCTTTCACAATGTCAGGAAGACGGATCCAGAAAGAGGCATTGAGAGGGTGGGAAG GGAGCTGGCTCATGAGCTGGGGTATCCCTGGGTCGAGTACTGGGACTTTCTGGgttgttttgttgatctgtctTCCCAGGAGGGTCTGCAAAAACTAGAAGAATATCTCACTCACCAGGAAGCAGGCAAAAAGGCTCAACAGGACTCAGGAGAAAATGAAGCCTCTCATCAGGAGAACCCCTTTG GCCATGCTCGGAAGTGCAGCAATTCGATCTCTGTGAGAGCATTTCTTGATGAAGATGATGACTTGAGCTTGGAAGAGATTAAAAATCGGCAGAACATGGCTCGAAATAACACCCAGCCCACAATTAGCACTTTTGGGGACTCGAAGTGTGACATCCTTCCCTTGGAGCAGAAGACCAATCTTATAGAAGCCTCCACCCTGACCAGTCCCCATAGCAGCAAGAATGGGTTCTTTAGCCACCTGAGCAGCGGCAGGACCTTGGGCAGGAAGCAGCCAGAGGCCCCGAGCACAGAGGAAGCTCTCCTCTCATCAGTCTCAGGCTTGACGGTTGAGCTTGATAAACTGAATTTGGAAGATCTAGGAAGTAACTTTTCTAAGACaccaaataaaattacaaaaagtagAGACAGGAAGAGCTTGACATCAAGAATGGACGTAGTCGAGAGTGACTCGTTAGAGCCGCCTGCTGTTGACACACTTAGAAATAACCAAAGCAGGACAGAAAGTGAAATGTCGGCCAAAATAGCTAAAATACGTCTGGGTCCTGATGCTCCTGTGCACAAGGCTCAGCAGAGTGGTTCCGTGTCCTCAGAGCCCTCAGGGGTCCCCACCACAAAGGAGCCTGTCCAGAGGCTCTTCCTTTTTGG AGAGGAGCCATCAAAACTGGATCGGGATGTTCTGGCAGCTCTGGAGTATGCCAACGTGGACCCTCAGCAGTACCCAGCCGTACACAGATGGAAGAGTGCCGTCCTGTGCTACTCCCCCTCTGACAGACAGAG TTGGCCAAGTCCTGCGCTGAAAGGGAAGCTGGAGTCTCATCAGCCGGACCTTGGCTGCCCCCACAGCTGCAGCCCAGGGAGAAGCCCCGGGAAACCCGGGCCCACACACTCCCCAGGCCTGGGCAACGCTGGGCGCTATAGCCCCGCAAGTGGGAGCCACCTCCGCAGGATGGCACGCCTGGCCCAGCTCACAGCCTTATAG